The following are from one region of the Anomaloglossus baeobatrachus isolate aAnoBae1 chromosome 1, aAnoBae1.hap1, whole genome shotgun sequence genome:
- the KMT5A gene encoding N-lysine methyltransferase KMT5A isoform X3 gives MSKSSDGRSGDAPETCRTGGTNENNPKVTGDLGHGGQSKISSFMSPTKSTSARPPLQEENSVTHNEGKHPGKASVDPPKKADVEKQKPGTTSKPSKVVEHGQNECNSTKVITDQKQSVPETQKKSSLPLTAKTSAPQKMVKAKSNRRKAQGTKSPNRKVTDYFPVRRSCRKSKKDLETEEKQRIDDLIQSGREEGMKVDMIADKGRGVIATRNFQRGEFVVEYHGDLIETTDAKRREALYAQDSSTGCYMYYFQYLNKTYCVDATKETNRLGRLINHSKNGNCHTKLHDIKNIPHLILIASRDIKAGEELLYDYGDRSKSSIEAHPWLKN, from the exons GATCTGGGACATGGGGGGCAGTCAAAAATCTCCTCTTTTATGAGCCCTACTAAATCTACCAGTGCAAGACCTCCCCTTCAGGAAGAAAACTCTGTGACCCACAATGAGGGCAAACATCCGGGCAAAGCCTCTGTAGATCCACCTAAGAAAGCGGATG TTGAAAAACAAAAACCTGGCACCACCTCTAAGCCGTCAAAAGTTGTCGAACACGGACAGAACGAGTGTAATTCCACAAAAGTGATCACTGACCAAAAACAATCAGTCCCTGAAACTCAGAAGAAATCATCGTTGCCGCTTACTGCTAAGACATCAGCGCCTCAAAAGATGGTGAAGGCGAAATCTAATAGAAGAAA GGCACAAGGAACAAAATCTCCCAACAGGAAAGTTACAGATTATTTCCCTGTCAGACGAAGCTGCAGGAAAAGCAAAAAAGATTTGGAG ACCGAAGAAAAGCAGAGAATTGATGACCTTATTCAAAGTGGCAGAGAGGAAGGGATGAAG GTTGACATGATTGCCGATAAAGGTAGAGGGGTGATTGCAACTCGCAACTTCCAGCGTGGGGAATTTGTAGTGGAATATCATGGAGACCTCATAGAGACGACCGATGCGAAAAGGCGAGAGGCATTATACGCTCAGGATTCATCCACCGGCTGCTACATGTACTATTTTCAGTATCTGAATAAAACCTACTG TGTTGACGCTACAAAAGAGACCAACCGCCTAGGAAGACTAATAAACCATAGCAAGAATGGGAATTGCCATACAAAGCTACATGATATCAAAAATATACCTCACCTTATACTGATCGCATCAAGGGACATAAAGGCAGGAGAGGAACTGTTGTATGACTATGGTGATCGGAGCAAGTCTTCCATTGAAGCACATCCATGGCTGAAAAACTGA
- the KMT5A gene encoding N-lysine methyltransferase KMT5A isoform X4 yields MSPTKSTSARPPLQEENSVTHNEGKHPGKASVDPPKKADVEKQKPGTTSKPSKVVEHGQNECNSTKVITDQKQSVPETQKKSSLPLTAKTSAPQKMVKAKSNRRKAQGTKSPNRKVTDYFPVRRSCRKSKKDLETEEKQRIDDLIQSGREEGMKVDMIADKGRGVIATRNFQRGEFVVEYHGDLIETTDAKRREALYAQDSSTGCYMYYFQYLNKTYCVDATKETNRLGRLINHSKNGNCHTKLHDIKNIPHLILIASRDIKAGEELLYDYGDRSKSSIEAHPWLKN; encoded by the exons ATGAGCCCTACTAAATCTACCAGTGCAAGACCTCCCCTTCAGGAAGAAAACTCTGTGACCCACAATGAGGGCAAACATCCGGGCAAAGCCTCTGTAGATCCACCTAAGAAAGCGGATG TTGAAAAACAAAAACCTGGCACCACCTCTAAGCCGTCAAAAGTTGTCGAACACGGACAGAACGAGTGTAATTCCACAAAAGTGATCACTGACCAAAAACAATCAGTCCCTGAAACTCAGAAGAAATCATCGTTGCCGCTTACTGCTAAGACATCAGCGCCTCAAAAGATGGTGAAGGCGAAATCTAATAGAAGAAA GGCACAAGGAACAAAATCTCCCAACAGGAAAGTTACAGATTATTTCCCTGTCAGACGAAGCTGCAGGAAAAGCAAAAAAGATTTGGAG ACCGAAGAAAAGCAGAGAATTGATGACCTTATTCAAAGTGGCAGAGAGGAAGGGATGAAG GTTGACATGATTGCCGATAAAGGTAGAGGGGTGATTGCAACTCGCAACTTCCAGCGTGGGGAATTTGTAGTGGAATATCATGGAGACCTCATAGAGACGACCGATGCGAAAAGGCGAGAGGCATTATACGCTCAGGATTCATCCACCGGCTGCTACATGTACTATTTTCAGTATCTGAATAAAACCTACTG TGTTGACGCTACAAAAGAGACCAACCGCCTAGGAAGACTAATAAACCATAGCAAGAATGGGAATTGCCATACAAAGCTACATGATATCAAAAATATACCTCACCTTATACTGATCGCATCAAGGGACATAAAGGCAGGAGAGGAACTGTTGTATGACTATGGTGATCGGAGCAAGTCTTCCATTGAAGCACATCCATGGCTGAAAAACTGA